A portion of the Microbacterium hominis genome contains these proteins:
- a CDS encoding LysR family transcriptional regulator, translating to MGADHDLNLLVPLRALLEEANVTRAAQRVQMGQSSMSSALARLRAVFHDELLVRVGREYALTPLARVLLPQVQAAVPRIERVLAGDARFDPSEHHRRFSIMMTDYGAMRLHEAIAAAVAEAPGFAVDVIPLPERPIESERDLFTHDFVVTVPEVGIEGRSAPLLADEYVCLLDPANPAIADGELTFEDFARLPSAVADFGRIHFTPADRRLRELPGERAAPRVTSAAFLSLPSVVAGTDLVAVVPRVLAERLGPPTRTVFVAAPFEPAGIELLLWWHESRDSDPAHVWFRERLLETFAESVEADDGDVC from the coding sequence ATGGGCGCCGACCACGACCTCAACTTGCTCGTGCCGTTGCGCGCGCTGCTCGAAGAGGCCAACGTCACCCGTGCCGCACAGCGTGTGCAGATGGGTCAGTCGTCCATGAGCTCGGCTTTGGCGCGGCTGCGCGCGGTGTTCCACGACGAGTTGCTGGTGCGGGTGGGTCGTGAGTATGCCCTGACGCCCCTCGCGCGTGTGCTGCTGCCGCAGGTGCAGGCCGCTGTGCCCCGGATCGAGCGGGTGCTTGCCGGTGATGCCCGGTTCGACCCTTCGGAGCACCATCGGCGCTTCTCGATCATGATGACGGACTACGGCGCCATGCGGCTCCACGAAGCCATCGCTGCTGCGGTCGCCGAAGCGCCTGGATTCGCGGTCGATGTGATCCCGTTACCGGAACGGCCGATTGAGAGCGAGCGGGATCTGTTCACGCACGACTTCGTCGTCACAGTACCCGAGGTGGGCATCGAGGGACGCAGCGCACCCCTCCTCGCCGACGAGTACGTCTGCCTGCTCGACCCCGCGAACCCGGCGATCGCGGACGGGGAGCTGACGTTCGAGGACTTCGCGCGTTTGCCCAGCGCCGTCGCGGACTTCGGCCGCATTCACTTCACGCCCGCCGACCGGCGACTGCGCGAGCTCCCCGGGGAGCGGGCGGCGCCCCGTGTGACCAGCGCAGCGTTCCTGTCGCTACCGTCGGTGGTCGCGGGCACCGATCTCGTCGCGGTGGTGCCTCGCGTGCTGGCCGAGCGTCTGGGCCCGCCGACGAGGACAGTGTTCGTCGCGGCGCCGTTCGAGCCGGCTGGTATCGAGTTGCTGCTGTGGTGGCACGAAAGCCGTGACAGTGACCCCGCCCACGTGTGGTTCCGCGAACGACTACTCGAGACGTTCGCGGAATCCGTCGAGGCAGATGATGGTGACGTCTGCTAA
- a CDS encoding substrate-binding domain-containing protein, which translates to MCQVKTTVRSIQVVMVGAAIAFAITACSDGGATPDETGGSTTAEMSPEAQAALERAYEGIGSDLADLAPTASGDALNLYVVSCGEQIPGCAVPAAAAAEAGEIAGWTATVADGKLNPEGFATAIRQAIAGGADIIVPIGIGCGIAQAAFQEAVDAGITIVGGGGVDDCEPKLWAAQRLWLSDYTPIEQWNAFGQLQADYAFGKTDGDVKPVVLNFTGQVWGPWITDGFLAELEELGGSGEALATIDISDPEVADGSFVQKVTTALLAEPDANVLIVPIDAWLTNGLAAAIVQAGLDEQLLVVSRAGDAPALDLIRQGGSGIDATIGSAVEWGAWGSIDTALRVLAGEQPVDIGESMQAIDADHNMVDSGSYQGSVDFRDLFSTAWGAN; encoded by the coding sequence GTGTGCCAGGTGAAGACGACAGTCAGAAGCATCCAGGTCGTGATGGTGGGTGCCGCGATCGCATTCGCGATCACGGCGTGTTCGGACGGCGGGGCGACTCCCGACGAGACAGGCGGGAGTACCACTGCCGAAATGAGCCCCGAGGCGCAGGCGGCGCTCGAGCGAGCGTATGAGGGCATCGGCTCCGATCTGGCCGATCTGGCGCCGACCGCTTCGGGCGACGCGCTGAACCTGTACGTCGTTTCTTGCGGCGAGCAGATCCCCGGCTGCGCGGTGCCGGCGGCCGCCGCCGCCGAGGCCGGCGAGATCGCCGGATGGACTGCCACCGTCGCTGACGGCAAGCTCAACCCCGAGGGCTTTGCCACCGCGATCCGGCAGGCAATCGCAGGCGGCGCGGACATCATCGTTCCGATCGGTATCGGCTGCGGCATCGCACAGGCGGCATTCCAGGAAGCGGTCGACGCGGGCATCACGATCGTCGGCGGCGGCGGAGTGGACGACTGCGAACCGAAGCTCTGGGCTGCCCAACGGCTGTGGCTGTCGGACTACACCCCGATCGAGCAGTGGAACGCCTTCGGTCAGCTGCAGGCGGACTACGCGTTCGGCAAGACCGACGGCGATGTGAAGCCGGTTGTGCTGAACTTCACCGGGCAGGTGTGGGGGCCCTGGATCACCGACGGCTTCCTCGCGGAGCTCGAAGAGCTGGGTGGCAGCGGAGAGGCACTGGCCACCATCGACATCTCCGACCCCGAGGTCGCCGACGGTTCGTTTGTCCAGAAGGTCACCACGGCGCTCCTGGCAGAGCCGGACGCCAACGTCCTGATCGTGCCGATCGATGCGTGGCTGACCAACGGCCTCGCGGCCGCGATCGTTCAGGCAGGCCTTGACGAGCAGCTGCTCGTGGTCAGCCGCGCAGGCGATGCGCCGGCACTCGACCTGATCCGCCAGGGAGGTTCGGGTATCGATGCGACCATCGGTTCAGCCGTCGAGTGGGGTGCTTGGGGCTCGATCGACACGGCTCTGCGAGTGCTTGCGGGCGAGCAGCCGGTCGACATCGGCGAGTCGATGCAGGCGATCGACGCGGACCACAACATGGTCGATTCCGGTTCGTATCAGGGATCAGTCGATTTCCGCGACCTCTTCAGCACCGCGTGGGGCGCGAACTGA